TATATTAGTAACATTGTTTCAGTTGGGGAGAAAATATTAAAAGAACAAATTCCTTTTGCTAAAAAGTTAGAGAAGCTATTTGGAATGGCTGAGGAAAAACAGTCCCTCTTTGCAACGGATGTTTTCAGTAAAGAGGCTTGGGAGGACCCCATGATGCAGCAGCTTTATAGCGAGAAAGCTAAAAATGTTATGCCCTTTGTTTTTGATTTCTTTGAGCAGGGAAAAAAAGAAGGCGATATAGATGCGAGCATACCAACAGAAGCAGTAATAGCTTATATTTCAGCAATAACACCGCTTTTAAATCCGGGAAAGCACGATGCAAACCGTGACTATATTGTTGGAATAAATAAACTTTTTTACTACGGGTTATTTGGAGATAAGTCAAATTTTGATGATATGATAAAAACACATAGGGATTAGAGGCAATTATAAGTGGTTCCTTATAAGCAGTTTGGTGTTGCACTATATTCACATAGAGAGTTTTGGAAAGTTATAAATGAAATCAATAATTTACAGTTATTAGTACTAAAGGGGTTAGGTATATCTTTATAAATATATTAAACTTAGATGTAAGTTTAAGCTAATACCGTTAAGTGATCGGAATGATAGAATGGAGTATGTTACAAGATGGGAAACTATGATTTGGGGAATGGATATGTAGGTGTTGAAGCTTCAGAAGATACAGAATTAATATATGGTATATATAATTAGGCTGTAGAAGTTTGAGACAGATACAAGAATGACGGAAAGCTATGGTTCTTAATCCCTATAGTTAAAAAGTGTAATAACCTCACTTGAAAGTGTTACGCTGAGCCGTACCACAAGTATAACTATATTTACAAAATATGTTATAATAAATGGCATGTAAAATACATTTTACATACTAAAAAGTAGTGATGTAAAATAGGTTTGATAGCATGAATACGATTCAACCGATAGAATGTAAGCAGGAGGAATATCAAAGTGGACATTAAAAAATTTAACCGTGACGGCATGATCTTTACTATACTACTTATGGCAACCGTAGTATTGGTGGTTCCACTATTTCGTTACTTAAATTTTATTGGAGTTGCAATCTGGTTAGTGCTATTTGGCATTACAATGTATTATGCACTAAGTGTTGAAAAGCAAAAGAAAACTCACGATGTTCAAACATACAGAGAAATCATTGCTTTTACCGAGGGAAAAAAACTTGATCAAATTGAAAAGAGTTGTGAGATTGGAAAACGCCCATATCAAAAAGCGTTCTCAGTAATTTTTTCAGCGTTGATTACACTAGTTGTCACTATAGGAATGTATTTTTATTTAGATTAATTCAGCATATCAAATTGTTACTGGTTTAGAAACTCCAACTTATCTACTAGTTAAAAATTTTACAAAAGATTTTTAAAAACTAAATATGTTAAGAAGAAGGTGCTAATCTTAGTGATAGGGCACTTTTTTCTTTGCTTTTAACTTCTATATCAAGACCAAGGAATTTAATCTTAATCCTTAAATGATTTATATAAAGATTATGTTTTAGATTAGAACTACTTACCTAAGACTGCTTTTTAAAATACTGCATTTAAGCAATGATTGACTTCCAAAATCTGTTATAATAGAAAAGAAGTATATAAGCTCAATCAACAGCTTTGTAACCATTGAAGTTTTAAGGGGGAGTGAACTTGAAAAATATAGTTATTTTTACGATGGGAACAAGAGGGGATATTCAGCCCTATATTTATCTTGCACAGGCTTTAATCAAAGAGGGACATAAGGTGACGATCGGTACGCATCCTTGTTGGAGAAAACTTGTAACAAGTGCAAAGATTGAATTCACCCCAATAGGGCCTGACATTGATATTGAATACGAAGCCGCTATAATTCGTGGTCGTACAAAAAATCCAGTATTCAGTATGCTAAAAACCATGAAGTTTGTTTTTAATATCGTTGAAAACTCTTCAAAAGATATATATGAAAATTGCAAGAACAAAGACCTTGTGATAGTTTCCCACAGTCAGATGGGAGCAACTGAAGCAGAAGCATTAGGCCTTGAAACCATTAACGTGACTTTGCAAACGGAGATGATTCCTGAAATAAATAGGAAGAAAAACTTACGTGATAAAGTGTTCGGCGCACTCATAAATCCTCAAATTGTTAAACCTTATAACAAAATTAGAAAACTATATAATTTACCAAAGGTTAAGTCAATGGACGAAGTTATGTCTCCGAAGCTTAATTTAATCCCGATTAGCCGTTATATTGTAGAGCAAAATCCATATTGGGATAAAAGAAATAAGATTGTAGGTTATTGGTACGATAATGATAACAGCTATCAACCTGAAGAAAGGCTAAAAGCGTTCTTAAGTGCAGGGGATAAGCCAATCATACTTGCGCTTGGAGCAATGTCTTTTGAGAGCAAGGAGGAAAAAGAAAAACTAGATATATTTGTAGGTGCTTTTCAAAAAACAGGAATGCGGGCTATTATTCAAGGTTTTAACAAAACATTAACTGATTATAAACTTCCTGAAACAATAATTAGTGCTGGCTCAATTCCTCATAGTTGGTTGTTTAAACAAGGTTATTGTGTAATTCATCACTGTGGTTTTGGTACATCCGCTTCGTCGCTACTTTATGGCATTCCAACCATTTCAGTTCCTCATGTACTTGATCAATTTGCTTTTGCTGAACACCTATATAAACTGAAGGTAAGTGTAATGCCAATTAAGGCAAGCAAATTGAGTGAAGAAAGGCTGATTAGCGCAATCAATGAGTTAAAAGCTAATTACAGTGAGATACATGATTGTGTTAAGGATTTGGCTAAAAAAATGCAAGAAGAAAACGGGCTTGAGAATGCTGTTAGATTAATTGAAGCTGCTACGGAAGCTTATTAATAAGAATAATGAAATATAAAAGCTCTTTTTGGGGCATATATTTTACACTTTCCACTATAAACCAATATCCACTTTGGTGTATGTTTTCATTACAATCCCAGGTGGTAAAAACAGTAATGAATTGTTTTTTGCATAGTTAATAGTAAATTGTTATGTTAAAATATGTAATATAATATAAATTGGATTTGGAGGTAGAAATGAGCAAATATGAATTCAGATTAATTACTATTGATGATATACCTGCAATGGTTGATTTGCTAATAAATAGGCAAAGCCTTGAGAGTAAAGTGTTTCCCTTGCTGAAGAACAGTTGCCTTAATACAAAATATATAACAGATTCATTTGAAAAAATGTTTGCTAATAGTAAAGTCATTGGGATAGGATCATTTGCTAATGATAAACTAGTAGGTTATATAATGGGAGAGATAAAGATTGATAATAGAAGAGGCAGGCATGTATGGGTTCCCTATGAGGGGATTGCAATCAGATTGGATCAATCCTCTGAGCTTATAAGGCATCTCTATGCGAAGGTTGCTAATCTATGGCTTGAACAAGGTTGCTTTATGCACTATACTATAATACCTCTTGGAAATCAGGTGTATTATGAGGCATTCCTTAAATTAAGCTTTTTTATCCAACAAGTACATGGGGTAATGAGCATGGAGGATTACAAGCCTTTTGATAATGTATCTGATGTAGAAATTAGAGTTGCTAATAAAATAGATAGTGAAATTATGGGTAATATGTCTAGTATAATCCAATCCTATCAAAATTCAGCACCGACCTTTGAACCTGCCTTGCCAGAAGTTGTAACAGACATAAAGAATGGGTATAAGCGTACGGTAGAGGAGAACGACGCAATGATCTTTATTGCTGAAAAAGAAATGAAGGGATTAGGATTTCAAGCATATTGGCCAAGTACTCCAGATTTGATGACCCCTGATGAGGGGGTAGAGTTAAGTATTGCGGGCACTTACTATTCCCAAATGGGAAATGGTGTTGGTAAAAAGTTGATGAATGAAGGCTATAGGATTATGAAAGAAAAGGGATATAACAGTATAATAACAGATTGGAGAATAACCAACCTTGCATCCTCAACATTTTGGCCGAAGTGTGGATTTAAACCAATAGCTTACAGAATGGCTAGATGCATTGACAGTAATTTAGCATGGGCAAATTTTAATAACCCAAGTATTAATCAGTTATAGCAAATTCAGTTAACCAAATGTTTTTGTTCAAATTTTACCTAATTTGAGGTAATAAAGTGTCAGAAATAGCGTATTCAAAATGAACGGATAAAGCTAAAGCAAAACCACAGAATTTATGTCACCTATAACCGATTACGGAACAGGAATCTGCAATCGGTTATTACCTGTATTATCGCTATTAAGCATTCTCGTCAGATTTTTCTGCGCTCCGAATTCTGTAAGCAGCTTATAGCCCTGCGAATTCATAATTACCTGTTTATCAAACATTGATGTGTCTCCAAGATATTTTGTTCTTATAAGAGCTGAAGTTTCAGCCATCAGCTTTGCTTCATCAGATGTAGCGCTATCATCCATTAAAAAACGGTTAATTGTGTTGTGATACAGAGCAGCTTTATAATATTCCTCAGAATATACTTTGAAATTATTGAGATTTTCATCTTTTACAGCATGTTCTTTTGCCCAGCCCTCAACATCAACAGACGAGGTGCTGTAGTCAAAGCCATCCTTTGGTGAATATTTAAGTACGCCATATTTTTGTGGATAGACTACAAGGGCGCTAGTTACGACATCATAAACTTTATATTTATCTTTGCTATAGGATTTTATATCCTGCTGATGAGTATGTCCTGATAAAACAAGCTTTATGCCGCAGTTTTTAAACAGCTGTAACACTGCAGTGCTATTATTTATTGTAAATCCCTCTTTAATTGACTCGCTATGATCAATTAAATTATGATGCATAACTGCAATAATCTGTGCATTGTTCTTCTTTGCTAAATCACTACATTTCTTTATCCATTCAAGGGTTCCAGGATTAATTTCACCATCAAGTCCCGGTCTATTTTTTTCTAGGTTATCCTTATACTGAGCAGTATCCAGCATCAACAGCCATACATCCTCTGAGGGTGATGCCAGATAGCTTAATGTATTAGTATCCCTGGAGATAGCCTCATTGTAGCCAAAGTCTTTATAAATTTTCTCAAAGTTTTTTTCATTTATGTAATCAACCACATATTGGTTACTGTCTTTAAAACCTCTAGCGAAAGGGTTCATTATATCATGATTACCTGGTATAACAAACACTGAGGTGCCGCCTTCTTCAATTTTCTTAAGCTTTTTTGCAAATTCCAGATGGCTTTTCTTCTCCCCATTGGTAGTTAAATCACCACTGACAATAAGAACGTCTGCTTTTTTCTTCTTGATATCATTAGAGAAGGCATCAACTATTTCACTAATATAATTTAATTGACGTCCATCGCTGCTAATAAATTTCTGATAAGCTTCACCCTTATCTGTTAAACTTTCGGCGAGATAGTGCACATCTGTTGCTACGAAGAAAGTAATATCTTTGCTTGATTTAATTTTTACAGCAGAAGTGCTAGAGGAACAACCTGCTAAACTTAGTACAAGTAAAACAAATATCAGTGCTGTTAGTCTCTTGCTAATACGCATAAAAAACCTCTTCATTTATGTTTTGTGTTTTTATTTCATACCTTTAGAGTAAATATTAAAGGCGTTCATCATAGTGATAGATACTAAAGTAATATAAATTGCTCCCATATCTACAATATTATAACCTGCCGCTTTCCCTCGTTCAACTGCAATATTCCAAGCCCTCCTATTCTACCGTTAAACACTGCAACATGCCAGCAGCGTATAAATTTTCTCCATATGTGTATTTAGAATTAAACATTTATTAATAAGGTGTGTATATTATTACCTAGAAAGGAACTATCTATATAATTAATATGATTTTGTATATATAATTAAATTATGAAATAAATGGATCCGTTAAATATTTCAAAAGATGCAAATAATCAGGAGGTTTTATTGTGAAAAGAGATAAAAAGATATTAGAAATAGTAAAAAATAAAATTTTGAACGAGTATAAGAAGGATATTTTGCTGCTTGTAGTTTATGGAAATGATAAGGCGGATGAAGATGAGAATTTGGGAATACAGTTTTATTTCATTCCTAAAAATGAGAGAGGAAAAAACCTTTCGACTCAATTCATTGTAGAGGATGTAAGCTATGACTTGTTTCCCATAAGCTGGGAACGATTGATTGCCAATGCTGCCATGGATAGTCCCCAAGGATATTTACTTTTGGATACAGAAGTTATTTATTATTCCGATGAAGAAGCCCTTAATAGATTTGAAAACATGAAAGATAGTCTTAAAACTGTATTAAGTGGCAAGTATGATGAAGCTTTAGTAAATAAAGCTTATGAATACTTTAATGAGAGCTATATCTATCTTTATAATATGTATAAGTACAAAGATAGTATGAGTAGTGTAAGGCTAGAAGCAGGAAAATTACTCAATAAAATTGCAAATGCATTGGGCTTTGCAAACAGGGAGTATTATAAAAATGGAAATGGCTCTGTTTTGAGGGATTCTTTAAAACTAGAAAGATTACCTAAGAATTATAAAGTTCTAGTAAATGATATAATTTTTTCAACTTCTAGTGAAGAAATCTATTTAAATTCATTAAGTCTTGCTGAAAATACAAGGGAACTACTGCTTGCTATGAAGAAAGAAAATAAACAAAATGAGTTATTTGAAACACTTTTTACAGGATACTATGAGGAATTGAAGAAAAGTATTAATAAATGTAAGCTTGCTGTTAGTCAAAAGGATTATTATAAATTATATGAGCTCTTTTCATACATCCAAGAAGAAGTGGGCCAGTTTGTTGCAAAAGTCGAAGAGGGTATATGGTATGACGATAGAAATGCTTTTGTAGAGTACGGTAAGTATTTCAAGGATATATTTGGATTGGATTTATTAGAATTGACTTCTCAAAAAGACAATGAACAAATTCTTATGGCAATTGATAAGTTTGAAAAGGACTTGGTTTCACTAATGAGGAACAATCAGATAAAGTTATTGGATTTTAAATCTGTAGAAGAATTTGAAATCTATTTTAGGGATAAGTAGGAAATAAGGTTGAAATATAAAAACGCAATACAAATCTTGCCAAAAGAATTGATGGATGAGGTTCAAAAGTATATTCAAGGAGAATATCTATATATACCTAAGGCTGAAGGAACGAAGAAAAAATGGGGAGATAATTCTGGGTATAGACGCAATCTTTCTATCAGAAATGATACTATTAGGAAAGAGCATAAAGATGGTTCCTCAATAAGCGACTTAGCTGAAAAATACTATCTTTCTGAAAATACTATTAAAAAAATCGTTTATGTAAAAATAAATCCAATGACTGGCGAAAAAAATGAGGGTGTATAACTAATTTTAAGGCAAGGAGATGATTTTCAATCATCTCCTAATGTCTTTGAAGAAATTTCTTTTAAATAAAAAACTTGAAAGTTGGAATAAGGAAGTAAGGATTCTTGGATATAAACCTGTAATCTATTAATTCATTCTTCATCTTTACTTTATTATCATATTAACTATAGTACCGGCCTCCAATATCAGGAAGGCCGGTATATAATTAGGATTACTCTATTTATTTGAGAGCCCACTGACAATTTGTGCAAGAGCTTCGCCGATTGGAGTTACTTTACGACCAAGCAATTTTTCAAAATCGCCGCTCTCTATATCGAGTGCTCCATCCCGAATGGCTTTCTGTATGTCAACAAGCATAGGGACAACGAAATCTGGTACTCCAGCACTTTTCATGGCGTCAGCATAAGCAGCATCATCCACCTGATGAACTACTACTTCCTTTCCTAATACAGATCCAAGTGCAGCTGCCAATTCTTCTTGAGTTATAGGTTCTCCCGAAAGTTCATATATTGTATTCTCGAATCCACTTCCTGAAAGCACGGCTGCAGCAGCCTCTGCGTAATCCTGCTGAAGTGCCCAGCCTACCTTGCCAGTTCCTGCAGAGGTTACCCAAGGCGCAGCTGCCAGTACTCCTTGAATGCTTCCAATCTCGTTTTCCAAGTACCAGTTATTTCTTAGGAAGCAATAAGGGATTCCAGTTTTCAGAATGGCCTCTTCTGTTGCACGATGTACTGGAGCAAGGAACAATGAGCTCTCACTTGCATTTCCTAAACTTGTATAAGCAATGAACTTAACATTAGCCTGTTTAGCTGCAGCTACTGCATTTGTATGCTGTCTGATTCTTGTTTCGTTATCACCATCAGCTGAAATAATCAATAGCCTGTCGACTCCTGCAAAGGCGGTAGTTAGTGTTTCAGGATGGTCGAAATCACCTTGTCTAACCTCAACTCCTCTATTCTTTAATCCTTCTGCTTTCTCTGGGTTACGAACACTAACAGCAAGATCACTTGCCGCCACAACCTTCAATAAGGTTTCTACAACCTTTGATCCCAGTTTTCCTGTTGCACCCGTTACTAATATTTTCATAGTTTATCCCTCCATATAGGTTTTATTTGTTCATCGCAAATTTTAGTGATATAATTAAGTATACACACATTATATTTGCTTACATTAATTACAACAAGTACGATTATTTATAATACATAGTATCTAAAAAGATACTATTGAGGAGGATATATGTTAACCCAAGAAGAGTTATTCGGAAAATGCCCCTATGCCACTGCTCAAAAGATATTATCAGGAAAATGGGCATTAATTATTCTACATCATTTAAGTGAAAACAAACTTAGATTTAATGAATTACAGAGACAGCTGCCAGAAATGACACAAGCAACACTTACAAAACAATTACGTACTTTAGAAGAATATGGCATGATTACTAGAACCGTTTACGCTCAAATTCCTCCCAAGGTAGAATATGAGCTCAGTGATATGGGAAAGGAATTTACAGAAGTTTTAAACAGTCTTAAAAACTGGAGTGATAAGTATATAGCTTTTTATCACTCGAAAAATAAGTAAATAAGATCATAGCTCTAGATATTCGTATGGATTGTCTAGAGCTATTTTTATAAGTAAAATTACTGTATGAGGAAGGTATTCCTCTGTTGACAAAATGTAATGAGAAGATTACAATATAGATGTAAACAAGTGATTACATTTTGTTAAGGAGGCAATACCTTGATACATAATCGAATTAAGGTTTTGAGAGCAGAGCGTGATTGGACACAAGCTGATTTAGCTGAAAAGGTAGGAATTTCCCGCCAAGCGGTTATATCAATTGAGAAGTATAAATATACTCCATCCTTAGAATTAGCTTTCAAAATCGCAGAAGTTTTTAATGTTCCAATAAATGAAGTTTTTGAATACAAGGAGGGTTAAAATCATGAATGAACAAATCACTATTTTATTTTTCCTTATTTTTGGTACCGGCATTACTCTTTTTCTTTATCTATGGAAAGCTAAAAAAGAAGTTGATTATATGAAAGACGAACGCTGGCAATTTATCCAGAACAAAGCGAATAATGCAGCGAATTATTTAAACTATATTTTGATAGTATTTTTAGCTGTGGGAGAAGCGCTATTAATAATTTCTAATGCTCAAATAACCCTTACTTTAAATCGCGTTTTAATTTATGGCATATTATTCATTGGCTTGCGTAATGCCATAGAATTATTCGCATTAAGATACTTCGATAAGCGAATGTAAATATATTAGTGCTAACGAATTAACTTTAAGCAATTCTTTTGCAAGGAATGCAATAGTGGAAAACAACAGTTTTGGCAGGCTACAAATAGGGAGAGCTACCATTTCGTAACTGATGTGAGAGATTTGAAAAGTAATGGGGTACTATAATTTAGTAGAATAATTAAGAAAGGCCTTGAGCTATTCATTAGAATAAGCTAAGGCCTTTAATCTTTTTTACATCTTTTATGGTGTATGTTTCCTCAAGCTATTAGTTTGAGAGACTTTTCATAGAAGTGATAAATTAAGATATTGAAGATAAAAATCAATTTAACTATTTTGTAACTTTTATGTAACTGTAATGTAAAAACTTAAGGTCAGCTGAAGATTATAATTTATATAAAGCAAGCTAAAAGATTAATGTTTATAAGGGATGGGAAAAAAAGCTTTGGCATCATTGGCGATGAGGAAGGATTAGGTGTTTTATAAATTAATAATTGATGAAAATGTTGGAGGAAGCGGGAAAGATGAATGACGTAAAAGAGGAGCTATTCGAGGAGCTCTACAGAAAATACTATCAAATGTCCTTCAGATATATTTTTTCTAAGGTGAAAAATTACTGGATAGCTGAGGACTTGCTCTCTGAAGTATTTATAAAGATATACAAACATAGAGATGAAATTTGTGATGTTAATAAAAGTAAATATTGGATAATAAAAATAGCAAATAACACAATAATTGATTATTATAGAAAAAATAATAAAGTGAAACTTGATGATATTGTGGACAACGAAGCAGTTCACGAAATAGGCTATGACAACATATTAGTGAGGGATGAATTTATGACTTTAACACAAAACCTGCCCGTTGAAGTAAAAGAAATGCTGGTAATGAGGTTCTTCCATGACTTAAAATTTAAGGATATCGGAAGAATAATGAATTTAACGGAAAGTTCAGCCAAGAATAAGGTATACAATGCTGTTAGAACTGTAAAGAAAGTGTATAATTACAATTAGCAGTAGGCATTAGAATAAAGTAAAGTGGTATCTGTATTTGATACCACTTTACTTTATTTTCTAAAATTAACTTGAGAATTGTTAGCCCTGGACTTTATTACTTTTTCCCATTTTTCCATATAACCTCCAACAGCCCATTCAGCCATAACTACAGATTCATCTTTCTTAAGTTTTATATTTTGGACTGGCTTCTCCGACAATCTTTCCTTATCTATGGTGTAAATATCAATAGAAGTTCTTGTGACTATTATTGCTAAGTCATTGTTTGGTGATGTATAAACATCTATTGCTTCCGGTGCCATTTCTTTTATATAATTCCATGGATGTTTCAAGGTATCGTAACTAATAAGCTTTTGAGGGGGCATAAGATAAATATTAAAGTCTTCGGAGGTTCTATTATTTATAGGCGCTACATAATTTAGTCTGCCTGTGACAATCCATTGTCCGTTGCGGCGGGAAAGTGAAAAGTTATC
The genomic region above belongs to Clostridium swellfunianum and contains:
- a CDS encoding TetR/AcrR family transcriptional regulator encodes the protein MNGYEKRTEEKKEVILSAAQDLFFHNGIANTSVVDIAKKANVSKVTIFNYFGSKEALAREVLQRYISNIVSVGEKILKEQIPFAKKLEKLFGMAEEKQSLFATDVFSKEAWEDPMMQQLYSEKAKNVMPFVFDFFEQGKKEGDIDASIPTEAVIAYISAITPLLNPGKHDANRDYIVGINKLFYYGLFGDKSNFDDMIKTHRD
- a CDS encoding glycosyltransferase yields the protein MKNIVIFTMGTRGDIQPYIYLAQALIKEGHKVTIGTHPCWRKLVTSAKIEFTPIGPDIDIEYEAAIIRGRTKNPVFSMLKTMKFVFNIVENSSKDIYENCKNKDLVIVSHSQMGATEAEALGLETINVTLQTEMIPEINRKKNLRDKVFGALINPQIVKPYNKIRKLYNLPKVKSMDEVMSPKLNLIPISRYIVEQNPYWDKRNKIVGYWYDNDNSYQPEERLKAFLSAGDKPIILALGAMSFESKEEKEKLDIFVGAFQKTGMRAIIQGFNKTLTDYKLPETIISAGSIPHSWLFKQGYCVIHHCGFGTSASSLLYGIPTISVPHVLDQFAFAEHLYKLKVSVMPIKASKLSEERLISAINELKANYSEIHDCVKDLAKKMQEENGLENAVRLIEAATEAY
- a CDS encoding GNAT family N-acetyltransferase; its protein translation is MSKYEFRLITIDDIPAMVDLLINRQSLESKVFPLLKNSCLNTKYITDSFEKMFANSKVIGIGSFANDKLVGYIMGEIKIDNRRGRHVWVPYEGIAIRLDQSSELIRHLYAKVANLWLEQGCFMHYTIIPLGNQVYYEAFLKLSFFIQQVHGVMSMEDYKPFDNVSDVEIRVANKIDSEIMGNMSSIIQSYQNSAPTFEPALPEVVTDIKNGYKRTVEENDAMIFIAEKEMKGLGFQAYWPSTPDLMTPDEGVELSIAGTYYSQMGNGVGKKLMNEGYRIMKEKGYNSIITDWRITNLASSTFWPKCGFKPIAYRMARCIDSNLAWANFNNPSINQL
- a CDS encoding metallophosphoesterase; this translates as MRISKRLTALIFVLLVLSLAGCSSSTSAVKIKSSKDITFFVATDVHYLAESLTDKGEAYQKFISSDGRQLNYISEIVDAFSNDIKKKKADVLIVSGDLTTNGEKKSHLEFAKKLKKIEEGGTSVFVIPGNHDIMNPFARGFKDSNQYVVDYINEKNFEKIYKDFGYNEAISRDTNTLSYLASPSEDVWLLMLDTAQYKDNLEKNRPGLDGEINPGTLEWIKKCSDLAKKNNAQIIAVMHHNLIDHSESIKEGFTINNSTAVLQLFKNCGIKLVLSGHTHQQDIKSYSKDKYKVYDVVTSALVVYPQKYGVLKYSPKDGFDYSTSSVDVEGWAKEHAVKDENLNNFKVYSEEYYKAALYHNTINRFLMDDSATSDEAKLMAETSALIRTKYLGDTSMFDKQVIMNSQGYKLLTEFGAQKNLTRMLNSDNTGNNRLQIPVP
- a CDS encoding CD3324 family protein — its product is MKYKNAIQILPKELMDEVQKYIQGEYLYIPKAEGTKKKWGDNSGYRRNLSIRNDTIRKEHKDGSSISDLAEKYYLSENTIKKIVYVKINPMTGEKNEGV
- a CDS encoding SDR family oxidoreductase — its product is MKILVTGATGKLGSKVVETLLKVVAASDLAVSVRNPEKAEGLKNRGVEVRQGDFDHPETLTTAFAGVDRLLIISADGDNETRIRQHTNAVAAAKQANVKFIAYTSLGNASESSLFLAPVHRATEEAILKTGIPYCFLRNNWYLENEIGSIQGVLAAAPWVTSAGTGKVGWALQQDYAEAAAAVLSGSGFENTIYELSGEPITQEELAAALGSVLGKEVVVHQVDDAAYADAMKSAGVPDFVVPMLVDIQKAIRDGALDIESGDFEKLLGRKVTPIGEALAQIVSGLSNK
- a CDS encoding winged helix-turn-helix transcriptional regulator, with the translated sequence MLTQEELFGKCPYATAQKILSGKWALIILHHLSENKLRFNELQRQLPEMTQATLTKQLRTLEEYGMITRTVYAQIPPKVEYELSDMGKEFTEVLNSLKNWSDKYIAFYHSKNK
- a CDS encoding helix-turn-helix transcriptional regulator, coding for MIHNRIKVLRAERDWTQADLAEKVGISRQAVISIEKYKYTPSLELAFKIAEVFNVPINEVFEYKEG
- a CDS encoding RNA polymerase sigma factor, producing MNDVKEELFEELYRKYYQMSFRYIFSKVKNYWIAEDLLSEVFIKIYKHRDEICDVNKSKYWIIKIANNTIIDYYRKNNKVKLDDIVDNEAVHEIGYDNILVRDEFMTLTQNLPVEVKEMLVMRFFHDLKFKDIGRIMNLTESSAKNKVYNAVRTVKKVYNYN